Genomic segment of Bacteroidota bacterium:
AGAGCGGGACGCGGATTTCAGCGCGTGCCAGCGCGATGCGTGTACCAATGAGGCGGTTGCTTTCAGCACACCCACTGGTGAGTGTTGCTGTACACTCGTTCGGATCAAACGAGTTGAAGCTGTAGCCGCGTACAAAGCCCAGGTAGTTTGGATACCCGAGGTACTGCCGGGTGAATATATTTGAGTCGAAGGTCGACGTCGTGTTGGTATTCAACTCGCTGTTTGCACCGTAATTTCCCACGTGCAATCCGCGGATAGCGAAGGTGAAGGGTTTAGCGAGGAAGTACCGCCGGTAGTCACCCAGCACACGGACGTAGTCTTCTGAACCTACATACGGAGAAACCTGCAAGCGGAAGCGACCACCGCGAACCGGGGAGGTAAAGCCAAACGATGAATTATCACCGACAAAGGCTGCACCTGCCTGGAAGAAGTAAAACGGGTCGCCTTCGAGATCATCTCGGTTAATACGTTCGCCTTGCGTCAATCCGCCAAAAGACTGCACATAGCGGCGGATTTCAATGTCCTCAGCATAACGTGCAAACCCACCGCTCAGTTCGAGCCGGCGCGTAGTTGAAAGCGGATACGAGCCAATCAGGTCGAGTTGGTCGATATAGATGCGGCGGAATACCTGGTCATACGTCGGCAAAAATCCAGTGACATCGCCGTTATCATCGGTGATTGGTTCAAGTCCTTGTGTAAGGTAGCCGTAGAGGATTGGAATATGGCCGCCGGCAGCTCCAAAATTAAACCGGTTTTTCTGGTTTAGATAGGATATCTGCCCACCAATATCTTTCAGCGTACCATTTGCCTGGGCGATAACAGCAAGGTTATGATTACCCAGCATATCACTGAAGAAAAATCCAACGCCACCGTAAGCGCCACCGCCAAATGGGCCGCCAACAGAAACACCAACGGATGGCGGTGCAACATAGTCGAGGCGGAGACGGGCACCGTAATCTTCAATTTCGTAGTCCGGAGAATCTGGCAGGCCGGTGAGCGGGTCGCTCAGGTAGCTGCCCACGAGGCCTTCGTCTGCATTGCGCGGTGGCGGTAGAAGGCTAGCACTGGCGTAGAGCGCTGCTTCTTCTTCACTCTGATATTCTTCCGCTAGCTGCTGCGACATCGGCTGTCCTTCCAGGTCTTCAGCTTCAAGCGAGAAGATTGGGTACGTGCCGTTATCAAATACTGTAAACATCATCCGGCCGCTTTGCATGGCCACAGTCATGGCCGGCGATAGCGCAGTAATGCCGCTTACACCCGTTTTCAGGTTGGTGATGCGGTACGTTTCTTTGGCATTCAACTCGTGCCGGTAAATATCTTTGAACCCGTCCTGATCTGAAATAAAGAACAGGTCGCGGCCATCCGGCGAAAACTGTGGGTTGTGGTGGACAGCATCTTCAAAAGGCCGCACCACTTCAATGTCTTCTGATTCGAGATCAATCAGCGCGAGGCGCATTTTCCCGTAAGACAGTGTGTTGAAATCAGTACCGTCTGGGCCACGATCGGTGACAAAGGCCAGGGTTGCGCCGTCAGGAGACCAGGTTGGCTGGAGGTCTGCATAGCGGTCGTCTGTCAACTGGCGCACAGAGTTTGTCTCGAGGTTCAGCATAAACAGATCGCTGATACCACCCTGAATACCGGAGAACGCAAGGAACTGGTTGTCTGGTGACCAGGCAACGTGGTGTATGGCACCTACATCCGCAACGGTCACGCGTCGTTCAACTTTGCCGGAGTCGATATCGAGTATCTGAATTTCATTGTCGCCTTCTGAGAAGACCACAAAGGCAAACTTTTTACCATCAGGCGACCATGAGCCGGCAGAGCTGATAAATCGGATATTGTCAAAATGGGAATCAAAAGGCCCGTTTTTCAGCCGCTGGATAACTTCTCCCGTTTCAGCATCAGCGATAAACAGGTTAATGTTGAAGATATCGCGCTCAGATATAAACGCAACGTAGCGACCATCCGGGCTGGTTGTGGGGGCGAGGTTGATTTTGCCGCCGTCCGTTTCTTCTGAAATCACCAGGCGGCCGGCATCTTGCGGTGCGGTGCGTCCTTCAGTAAGCGGCAAATAGCTTTCCTTGACGGCAGCAATCCACTCGTTGGAGAGCGAGTCAGCCTTGATACCAAGCGCGTAGACAAAAGCTGAGTCGAGGCCGGCGCGTCCACCCAATTTGAAGAGGTTGGTTACAGCTGTGTCGCCGTATTTTCCGCCAATGTATGCCATGTACGCCTGACCATACCGGTAAGGGAAATACTTGTGTGGCTCCCGGGTGAGCTGCTCTGCGGTTGGCAGGTTGTCGTTCATGGCGGCGTCGCGTAGCCACATGGCCGTGTGAGAATCTTCCCGACCTACGGACAGATATTCTGCTGTACCTTCAATCACCCAAAGCGGAAAGAGGCCCAGTGCAAAACGCGTGCTGTCTGTAGAGGAAAGGCCAATGTCATACTGGAAAGAATGGACAAGCTCGTGGCCCAGTACATGGTCAGTTTCCGCGTAAATACCGGTTAACGGCATCACCACACGCTCTTTCAGGGATTCCGTGACCCCGCCCGTTCCTTCGCCCAGAGAACCGCTAATGGCGTTGGTCTGATGGAAGTCCGCGTCATTTGCATAAAAGATGAGCGGCTTCTTTTCGTGAAACTCTCTGAGAAATGTACGCGAGTGTCTTTGGTACCAGCGTTCTGCCATTGCGGCAACATCACGGATAGCTTCTTCCGTTTCGTCGTAAAAATAGATCTCGAAGTGCTCCGTTTCGAACTTCTTAAAATCGAACTGGTCGTACTGTACCTTATTTCTCCCAAAATACTGGGCTTGCACTGTGCCGGCGGGCAGGATAAACCAGGCAAACAGCAAAACCAGTACAGTATAACGGACAATGCGCATATTCTCTGGGTTCAAAGCGACAGGAATTCAGAGTGAGTCTCCCGGTGATTCACTATTACGTCCTGTCTGATTCTCTAGGGTGTACTGTATAATAAACCTCACTACAGGGCCACAACTACTTATACCAATTTATAAACGCTGCTGTATGGGTTTCCAAATTAGTTGCGTAGCCGATTAATTGTTACATGGCCCTTGCTCCACCGTAACACTGTTACTACAATTTAGATACCTGCAATGCGTAAGGAGGTTGCAGCTATTTCTGCGGGTAGTGGCTGGATCCAAGCAATAAATGTACCGTGTAGGCTCAAAAAGCCCATTTTACACGTGCGGTGCCACGGTTTGTCGGGTCGAAAGAAAAGGTGTGGCGTGGCCGTACTGTTCGATAGCAACAGTATTTCGTGACAGAAAGCCTTGTGTTAATAAATAAAGTATACTTTGGTTCGGGTGTAATGCAAAAAGAAAGGCACCTTTTTTTGAACCGCTGGTATGTTAACCAGTAGCTCTCTGTATGGGCGCCGACTTTTGTAAATAAGCCTTATTTTGGGCGCAGAGATACGATAAAACAGGCTTCCTCAGGAAGTACCGCTGGCGTATGGAAGACAACAGGACTAAAACGCGCGTCATCATTGTGACCATCATCCTTACCATTGGGGTGTTGGGTGCACGTTTGGGGCAGTTGCAGCTTATCGATGCAACCGCCTATTCGGGCGAAACGCGCAGTATGGCCGTACGAGAAAAGCGTGTGACGCCGGCGCGCGGTGCGATCTATGACCGCACTGGCCGGCTGATGGTAGACAATGAGTTTACGTATACCGTAACCATAACGCCGCGGTATTTCGACGAGTCGAAAATCACATTACTGGCTGATTTGCTTGAAGTGTCTGATACCCTCGTGGTGCGCAAGCTCAATGAGGCAAAAGCCTGGAGCTCCTTTCGACCCAGCCGCTCTTTCCCCGAAGTGCCTTTTCATATTTTCAGCAAGCTTCAGGAAAATTTCTACGCCTTGCCCGGCGTTTCCTATGAAGAGGAGCAAAAGCGAAGGTATCTGACAGACGCGCATGCGACGCACATCCTTGGGTATACGCGGGAGATTTCAGCCGGACAGTTAGAGCAAATGGAAGAGGCCGGCTACCGGCAAGGAGACCTGGTTGGCAAGTCCGGACTTGAGCGCAGCTACGAAGACTTTATGCGCGGCACGTATGGCAGTGAGCTTAGCATGGTTAACGTGCATGGTATGGAGGTTGGCAGTTACCTCGAAGGGGAAGCTAATATTCCTCCAACCAGTGGCTACGACCTCCACCTGACCATCGACAGCAAATTACAGGCCCTTGCAGAATCCCTTTTTGTGAACAAGCGCGGCGCTGCCGTTGCCATTGATCCGAACAACGGGGAAATACTGGCGATGGTAAGTGTGCCAGATTTGAATCCTGATATTTTTGCCCGTTCGATGTCTTCAGCAGACTGGTATGCGCTTACCTCGCACAAAAGCAAACCGATGTTCAACCGGGCCACCATGAGCATGATGCCCCCGGGCTCAACATGGAAGCCGTTTATGGCCCTCATGGCCCTTCAGGAAGGTATTGTAACCCCAGATCAAAAAATTTATTGCGGCGGCGGACACCCTATTGGTAAAGGTAAACGCTTTCGGTGCCTTGGCGTGCATGGGTACACCGACGTGCGTACAGCTATCCTGAAGTCGTGTAATACCTACTTTTTTGAAGTGATGCGGCGCATGGATGTGAACACCTTCAAAAAATACGCAAACGCTTTTGGTTTTGGGACCCGGATTACGTCTGATGTCGGTGAGCAATTGCCTGGTTTGATTCCTGATTCTTCTTATTACAACCGTACGTATCCCCGGGGCTGGACCGTCGGGTATTCGATGAACCTGGGGGTTGGTCAGGGAGATATGGGCGTGACT
This window contains:
- a CDS encoding peptidase S9, translated to MRIVRYTVLVLLFAWFILPAGTVQAQYFGRNKVQYDQFDFKKFETEHFEIYFYDETEEAIRDVAAMAERWYQRHSRTFLREFHEKKPLIFYANDADFHQTNAISGSLGEGTGGVTESLKERVVMPLTGIYAETDHVLGHELVHSFQYDIGLSSTDSTRFALGLFPLWVIEGTAEYLSVGREDSHTAMWLRDAAMNDNLPTAEQLTREPHKYFPYRYGQAYMAYIGGKYGDTAVTNLFKLGGRAGLDSAFVYALGIKADSLSNEWIAAVKESYLPLTEGRTAPQDAGRLVISEETDGGKINLAPTTSPDGRYVAFISERDIFNINLFIADAETGEVIQRLKNGPFDSHFDNIRFISSAGSWSPDGKKFAFVVFSEGDNEIQILDIDSGKVERRVTVADVGAIHHVAWSPDNQFLAFSGIQGGISDLFMLNLETNSVRQLTDDRYADLQPTWSPDGATLAFVTDRGPDGTDFNTLSYGKMRLALIDLESEDIEVVRPFEDAVHHNPQFSPDGRDLFFISDQDGFKDIYRHELNAKETYRITNLKTGVSGITALSPAMTVAMQSGRMMFTVFDNGTYPIFSLEAEDLEGQPMSQQLAEEYQSEEEAALYASASLLPPPRNADEGLVGSYLSDPLTGLPDSPDYEIEDYGARLRLDYVAPPSVGVSVGGPFGGGAYGGVGFFFSDMLGNHNLAVIAQANGTLKDIGGQISYLNQKNRFNFGAAGGHIPILYGYLTQGLEPITDDNGDVTGFLPTYDQVFRRIYIDQLDLIGSYPLSTTRRLELSGGFARYAEDIEIRRYVQSFGGLTQGERINRDDLEGDPFYFFQAGAAFVGDNSSFGFTSPVRGGRFRLQVSPYVGSEDYVRVLGDYRRYFLAKPFTFAIRGLHVGNYGANSELNTNTTSTFDSNIFTRQYLGYPNYLGFVRGYSFNSFDPNECTATLTSGCAESNRLIGTRIALARAEIRVPL
- the mrdA gene encoding penicillin-binding protein 2, whose product is MEDNRTKTRVIIVTIILTIGVLGARLGQLQLIDATAYSGETRSMAVREKRVTPARGAIYDRTGRLMVDNEFTYTVTITPRYFDESKITLLADLLEVSDTLVVRKLNEAKAWSSFRPSRSFPEVPFHIFSKLQENFYALPGVSYEEEQKRRYLTDAHATHILGYTREISAGQLEQMEEAGYRQGDLVGKSGLERSYEDFMRGTYGSELSMVNVHGMEVGSYLEGEANIPPTSGYDLHLTIDSKLQALAESLFVNKRGAAVAIDPNNGEILAMVSVPDLNPDIFARSMSSADWYALTSHKSKPMFNRATMSMMPPGSTWKPFMALMALQEGIVTPDQKIYCGGGHPIGKGKRFRCLGVHGYTDVRTAILKSCNTYFFEVMRRMDVNTFKKYANAFGFGTRITSDVGEQLPGLIPDSSYYNRTYPRGWTVGYSMNLGVGQGDMGVTAMQLAQYIGAVSTSGRLTTPHLVRALHQDEVDSTHVPQIDPSKRVDIDPAYFAVVRESMQQLMSVGGGMHFQIPGVPSAGKTGTAQAPGDREDHSLFVMFAPFDKPQIAIGVLVENGGFGGRQAGPIASLMAEQYLTGEIADTPGRRWLMQRILTELKSESL